TTGAATGGTACTACATGATCTTATATGTGCGATCAATTCTTATCATCTCATCCTGTACACAACCCTCACACAGATCACAACTGTTTagacataagtaacatgtaaaccctacttgaatgtaacaCTTACGTTGAATCACGTGCAatgcatcctaggtcgtgtgtagcgGACCTATACATTTAACtaactctagaagcaataacataccgagcaaaccaaggtgagttcacacagccaaggcatggggttcccagggtgggaatgggatttgattatttactggtacttatctatactggaacgtagtgatgtgatttgatgaactattgtacaaactccactgttagaactactactagactagtaacacttattgaactgatcttcgcacacctgccaagggttggccgcgatattatgactgacttcgcacacctgcctttggaaggccgcgaactgtaatttactaatcttcgcacacctgcctggtaggccgcgatacaggtaaacctagtctagaatacacgggatgaacatccccctaatatcttcgcatacctgcctgggaggccgcgatggaaactaatacgatgcaCGACATAAcgacgaacatactactactcacactgtactattactgaactgttaactgtgaactcgctcaactagtttgttgatcctctgttacatgccttgcaggtcgttagataattatggagcttgcacagggaggagcaggtcgttgtggagcatggattatgttttgaacttattgaactgatgttacacatttgggctttcgtacttatgcttccgctatacttataaactatgattatgttttgacacctatcatattgaaagattggtttacatttattatatttgatattacttacatgttcgatatgattggtggcttgatcctggtcagtcacgctcccaagcggtgttactccgcaggtggattttgggggtgtgacagattggtatcagagccattggttatagagaacttggttttaatatgggaaaacgtttttattaaaaccagactataaccagaacagtgctctcaacgatccacaacgacgcttcgctccacgtgcaagactcgacatcctaggtaataaggtttatgtttattacctgcatgctagaattaTATAGAACCTTGCTCGCATTATGTTAGATACACATGCCTTTGTTATATGAGAACGcctatatgcctacacttttctgtcatcgccctattcgcgaactaTATTTACgtatgctacttttactatgaagatcatgtctggaagaattagcatgacacaagctcagctagaggctttcgttcaagcccaagttgctgcggcagttgcagcagctcaagcaggtcaacacgcgcagcagcctgtctgcactttcaagaacttcatggactgtcgtccaaattctttcagtggcaccgagggggcagtggaactcctccattggtttgaaaagctagagtcagtattcgaaatgtgcgagtgccctgaggctcgcaaggtcaagtatgcaactggcaccttggagggaatcgcgctaacctggtggaacgcgcaggtgcaaattctggggttggcagctgctaacgccacaccctggaacgattttaaggaacttatcaagagggaatattgcacgcgtgaagatattcacaagttggaagacgagctgtacaatttgaaaatggttggatctgagatcgaagcgtatactaaacggtcaaacgagctggccgtgctgtgtccaactatggtagacccaccatacaagcgtattgagatgtacctcaagggtttggcgccagagatccaaagccatgtgacatcggccaatcttgacaacattcaggctattcagcgcctcgctcatcgtattacagatcaggcagtggatcagaacagactgccaaagcgtgtcaaggctactgctactgctgtcaccacttctgctactcccagtgacaacaagaggaaatgggagggggattccagcaagggatcggtttctgttcagtctcagcagcgcaagacaaatgactatcataactcgagtcagcaatcatctggcagtcaggggcagggtggatatcggggaattcacccattgtgtaataagtgcaaccgacaccacagcggaagatgtcgcagggaacaatgtcaaagatgcctcaagatgggtcatgaggctaaggattgtagaagctctcggccagcaaatcagaaccagcaactcccaccgccagctccacagaaccagcagcagcaaccacagcgtgggaaccggggatgtttccagtgtggggcagaaggtcattacaaacgcgattgccctcagttgaaccagaatcagaaccacaacaataatcagggcaacgggaacaacaacaacaacgggggaaacaacaacaacaatggcaacgaggcaagaggtcgagttttcatgttaggacgaggagacgcaatgaacgatatctgaacttCTATTTATTTtcggttttcattattatgtttcagctactcaaacaaagtttggtttgaacatcaattgtattgggttttatgaattattttaactactatactttatgtttgatatgatggatggtttgatattattgaacgcacctgccgtatttatggaccttacgaacagggtgtgcaaaccctacctggacaaattcgtcattgtcttcatcgacgacattctgatctactccaagagtcaggaggagcacgagcagcacttacgtcttatcttggaactccttcgaaaggagaaATTGTACGCAAAGtattctaaatgcgacttctggctacgtgaagtccacttcttaggccatgtggtgaacagggatgcgatccatccaagatagattcgatcaggaactggcctgcaccgcgtacaccgacggaaatacgccaattcttgggcttggcggggtatttcagacgattcattaaaagacttttcgaagatcgcgcaaccgcttactatgctgacacagaaatggtgtcacctaccgttgggtctcgggtgtgtattgatgcaacaggataaagttatcgcctacgcttcgcggcaactcaaggttcatgaacggaactacacgacgcacgatttagagctgggagctgttgtttttgcgcttaagatatggcgacactacctgtatggtaccaagtgcacaatttacaccgatcacaggagtctcgagcatatcttcaagcagaaggaattatatatgcgtcaacgacgatgggtcgaactgcttaacgattacgaatgcgccatcaagtcgaaaggacaccctacctaagcgcgtgcgagcgccacagcttactattcagtccagtcttcctgcacagatacgagatgctcagatagaagcattgaaatccgagaacgtcatggctgaagccttacgcggttcaaggcaacgaatggaacaaaaggaagacggcgcctactatgtaacgggacgTAATTGGGTCCCACTTtgtggcggtttacgagaacttgtgatggatgaagctcataagtctcacTACTCGGCACATCcaggttcggacaaaatgtactACGACaccagaactacttattggtggcctagcatgaaggcccacatcgccacctatgttggcaagtgcttgacctgtgccagAGTCAAAGttgagtatcagaaaccctcaggcctacttcagcaacccaggataccacagtggaaatggaaAGAAATTTCCAtagatttcgttacaggcctaccaagatctcaacgtgggaacgataccatatgggtgatcgtggatcgactcaccaagtctgcacacctcctagcgataaaggaaacagataagttctccactctcgcagacatctatcttaaagaagttgtttcgaggcacggggtgcccacctccatcatttcggatcgggatgcacgattcatgtcagagctatggcaagcaaagCACAAAtatttcggctcacgattagacatgagcacagcatatcaccctcagacggatgggcagtctgagcgaacgattcagactcttgaagacatgcttcaggcatgtgttatcgatttcggcaacggctgggaaaaacatctccctttggtggagttttcgtattataacagttatcacaccagcatacaagccgctccatttgaggcattgtacagacgtaaatgccggtcacccctcggttgggcagaggtggagGATAGTTAGATTACgggcccagaaatggtagttgacgctactgaacgaattgcacagatacgacaacgcatggcggcagctcgcgatcgccagaaaagctacgcagataagcgtaagaagccattggaatttcaggtcggggaccgggttttactcaaagtttcaccctggaagggtgtggttagttttggtaaagaggcaaactcaatccacggtatgttggaccgttcgaaatcactgaaagaataggcaaagtagcctacagactgaacctaccagctgaactcggtgcagttcacaatgtatttcacgtgtcgaatctgaagaagtgcctgtcagatgagaccctcatagttccttttaaggaactcactatcgacgagcggttgcagttcgtcgaggaaccagttgaaatcacggaccgggatgttaaggtcctcaaacacaagagaatccctcttgttcgagttcgttggaactcccaacgtggcccagagtacacctgggaacgcgaagaccagatgacagaaaagtaccccagttattcgaaaccaatgcaaccactactgaggctgaagctactactactgaatttcgggacgaaattccaaatcaacggggggatgatgtgacaccccaggaaaaccagtgaacgatataacttacctagcttcctcagtgagtgcgtaccaaatttcgggacgaaatttcttttaagttggggataatgtgacaactcgaaattccaagattctatttcgcatttattgcacgttcatgtattgactagtcgtttatttgcacaattgattgccatggaattatttatgttttaattgtgtgaatgtgcatgattgtttgtaAATTGTGAAATTAGTAAATATATGAACATGGTGGTGGAGTTGTGAAATAAGTAggggatggtgtacttgtgtaaaatatagaaATTGAGGGTGTATAGTGTAgttagtgaaaattaaaccatacttaaccctaatctcttttactaatcattcactaatcatcacaagaatcaaaaacacgtacccacattccctaatcctctctacaaccatcttctcatcattttTGGATTctcaagttcttttgcatcaagtttggtTATCAATCCATCTAGGAACCGAATCAAGGTAATTATTTAATCATTGGTTGTggttaattgttgattgtttgatgaTTAGCAATGCTTGATTCTTGTAATATTTGCAAACCCTAGCATTGATGTGATGGTTGTGTGCTTTgaattgattctgattattgtaatGTAATGGTGTTTAGTTGTGTGATGATTTGTTTGTTGATAAGATGCAAGAGCTGTAGAACGGTGATTGATAATTGGGTTTCAATGATCGCACtggatgaaattagggtttttagcgTAGAAACGTAACTGCTCAAATGCACGTATGAGGATGCCAACTTGTCTGACTTTTGATTGTAATCATGTGGTCTGAGTTTCTTGCTAAATCcacttgtccgacctttaatcaCTTAAGTGGTCCGACTTCTATTAAACTAAATAGTCTGAGTTTAATATGATATGTAAGGTCCGAGTTTGTGTTGAGTGAACATCTGGTCCGAAGTATTCAAGAGGGGgctggtccgagtttaattcatcaaccttggtccgagtttattgttaGATGATGACCGAGTTTATTGTTATGTGATGACCGAGTTTATTGAGCCTcccttggtccgactttgtaTAACCAAACATTAATGTTGCCTGAGTTTATTAGCTGGTATTATATCCGAGTTTAATGATCACACCATGTCCGATCTTTACAATTAAAGGAGGTCCGAGTTTATTATCATGTTTGTCCGAGTTTCACAAGCATGAGTCATAGTCCGAGGTTTTGATGATGCATAGTCCGAGTATAATAGTTAActtatgtccgagtttcatttaaTAACAATGGGTCCGAGTTTATTAGGGGATGTATGTCCAAGTTTGTATGTTatacttggtccgagtttagggGGGGGAGGATGTATCTGAGTTTCATGGAATTAAGGTGGTCTGAGGTTCTTCAATGAAACTCTTGTCCGAGCTATAACACCCCTACCCGAGTTTAAACACCCTTGTGGTCCGAAATTCTTATGTGTAAGATATGTTGTTTAAGTTTTTGAAACCCCCTTATGCTATCTGAGTTTttaacaggggaaacccccccccccccacacttgtctgatgtGTAATTGTCTGATGTTGTGTGATTGTTCTGATGATCGAATactgaatgatatatatatacatatagatatACGATTTCATGATATGCGTGCAATAAACGATTATAATAAACTGCTAATAATCAATAacgaatttgatgatgatgatcacaCGATTAGAATAATGTTGTCTGAACTTTATAAGTGACGTGTAACCTGAGTTTAGAGCAAACAGTTAAAACTTACTGCATGTACTATATGTGACTATATGCTATTGAATGGTACTACATGATCTTATATGTGCGATCAATTCTTATCATCTCATCCTGTACACAACCCTCACACAGATCACAACTGTTTagacataagtaacatgtaaaccctacttgaatgtaacaCTTACGTTGAATCACGTGCAatgcatcctaggtcgtgtgtagcgGACCTATACATTTAACtaactctagaagcaataacataccgagcaaaccaaggtgagttcacacagccaaggcatggggttcccagggtgggaatgggatttgattatttactggtacttatctatactggaacgtagtgatgtgatttgatgaactattgtacaaactccactgttagaactactactagactagtaacacttattgaactgatcttcgcacacctgccaagggttggccgcgatattatgactgacttcgcacacctgcctttggaaggccgcgaactgtaatttactaatcttcgcacacctgcctggtaggccgcgatacaggtaaacctagtctagaatacacgggatgaacatccccctaatatcttcgcatacctgcctgggaggccgcgatggaaactaatacgatgcaCGACATAAcgacgaacatactactactcacactgtactattactgaactgttaactgtgaactcgctcaactagtttgttgatcctctgttacatgccttgcaggtcgttagataattatggagcttgcacagggaggagcaggtcgttgtggagcatggattatgttttgaacttattgaactgatgttacacatttgggctttcgtacttatgcttccgctatacttataaactatgattatgttttgacacctatcatattgaaagattggtttacatttattatatttgatattacttacatgttcgatatgattggtggcttgatcctggtcagtcacgctcccaagcggtgttactccgcaggtggattttgggggtgtgacacgtacTATATTATctacacaattagtccctgcaaatatgaattgacaaaaatgccctcatgtgcaaagcacatgaccaaatttaacttaAAAAATTAATTGGGtcaggcctaaaggacaaaacgtatATGATTTGAatacataaagtacaaaactcgtcaattttgaacataaaagacaacgcctgaaaatgagtataaagataaagggCAATTCTTAAATTCACTCATAGAATAATATAAGCGATGTTTTTTAGTAACGAGTTCAGGTTCTTTAGTTTTAGTTATGTAAGAGCAGTAACAATCTTTTTACCAAATTCTGTGTGAGTATGTTATAAAACGTGGTTGTGAGTAGAtaagagagaaaatgttactattTGAGGGGTCGTACCATTTATACCCAACTTTTTGATATTAATACCAAGTGATGTGacattaacaaattcaaatttgtgtttttcttttataactttcgaaatataatattttattaaaaaatgaaTATGGTTTTGCGATGtatttatttttatctacattttgatataaattttataaaaaacgGAGCCGTAtcaaatataacgttttataattCGTTATAAAATTTTCTATTACATTTATTTATatcaaaacgtagataaaaataagtacATCACAAAACCGTAATCATTTTTTAATTAAACATTATATATCGtaaattataaaagaaaaacataatTTAAATTTATTAATATCACATCACTTTGTGTAAATAACAAAAAGTTTGGATGTAAATAGAATCACCCTATTTGAGGGACACAATTTGAACGAATTAACTTAAATAAAGTTTTATTACAAAAGGGTCCTTTTTTCTAATTAACTCTAATGTAATTACATGGGTTAATTATAAGCTCAGATAGAGATCATAAACAATATCTGATTATACTTTCGCTGGTTGTTTTCTATCGGAGCTTATTGGCTATTGTCATACTCATAGGGTTAAACCTTTAGTTACCGTCGTCCTCAAGCAGGGGCGATGGGGCAAACCGCGTACCTACTATTATCATGTGAAATAAAAAACCTATATGTGTTATGTAGTATCAAATACTCggttttttatattatttacatATCTGATACTAGGCTGACACTGATTTATCGAACATTTTTCAAAAGCGACAACAGTAAAAAATAAATCATTGTTTCTACAGCTTCACTCAAGCTAAACTTGAAAAAAAAAGACATTTGTGTGTTCATCATACAAAGGGGAAAGGGGGAATAACAAGAATATGTAATTTTTGTCAAGTTAATTAATCGTTCTAATCATAAGCATTGTTGTCTTAATTGTAACAAGCTAAGATGAAAACTATAACAAACTTTTCAATATTTGTCATTTACATGATTAATTTATAGACAAAAGTTGTTATAATGATTTATTGGATTGTAAAAAATGACTAGTCATATGATATTAAAAAAATAGTGATATTGGCCTCTAATAATCTTTACTAGACGTCATTAGTCATTACCAGTCTCATCTTTTTTTATTCCCCCTCACAGTCCCACCTTTCAACTATTTTTCCTCCACCGGTCCTCatttaaaaaaacttaactccattaagtttttttttttcgaattacaaactgacattttagggcttttgatcagaacgagtaTACAAGTcgaatgatgtaaaacttacatTGAAATTGTGCTCCAAACGACGAGAACGGTGCTTCAATtcaggtgtttaaacttccaattaacaaaaaacaagtcgtttgaagcaccgtttcgaggtaagttttatatTAATAGattcgtatcctcgttctgattaaaaatcctaaaacattagtttgtaattcgaaaaaagaaaaaaaaaacttaacagagttaagttttttttaactgaagacCGATGGATAAAAAATTGTTGAAAGGTGGGACtgtcagaaaaaaaaaaaaacgagacTAACAATAACCATTGACGTTTAGTAAAAACTAGGATTTatcacccgccgcaatgcggcgggatcCATTCATAGCCGTACTAAATAACACCAAGTATTTGTTACATCGACGTTCCATAGCTGCATCGCCTAACTTATATATGAAAGGTAATTTATCATAACTTAGCATACTAACACGTAGAGTGATATGTAGACAAGTTGCGCAAAAGATGGACGAGGGCCTATTTTGGGTTCAACCTACCTGTTCTTCATTGTCGGCGGCTTTTAAAAGACTTTCTTTTCAGCTTCTTCATTCATCACGCTCTCCGCTTTAAAGCAGCACAATTTAAAAAGCTTTCCACCTAACGTTCAAAGTTATTAAATTTTGTATTTATATGGGAAGATTATATTCAAAATACATCATGAAATGTAATTACTAAAGGCCTACTGCAACTTGATTAACCCtaatgttttaatttttttttatcatttttgaACAGCAGGCTTGTCAACTTAAAAAGAGTTAATAATGTTTAAGCTTATTTTGTTTCCGGGCTCCAGAGTGCGCAAGGTTGGAAGGCAAAAACTTCTTTTTTAAAGCACTATTCATTGTATTTAACATTCTATAAGTATGACTATATGATAATATAACACACCGCAGCTCTTTAATGACTACGCAATCTGCAAGATTCCTTCTAGTTCGATAGCTCTTGTCGAATTTCGGAATCGATGAGTTGCAGCATCAAGGTCAGTAAACGGCCTTGGATTACCAACAAAGTCATAGAAACCATTGTGGCGATTTGTTCTTGACTACCAAATGCGACAAACTTGAAATTTGTTTGAAGTAAAATATGGAAACATAACAATACCTGATGTCCACAACCAAAGGCCATGTCTTTGATGTTAGCAAGGCAAGGGGCATAACTGCATAAGATAACAAAAAAAATCAGCACTACTTGAGTTCAACAAAGAATAATATTCATGCAAAGTAATTTGAAAGTATTGTATGGATTAGAAACTCCTTTTGAGGTGCAGCTAGCAAAAAGGGGCCAGCGAGTAACGGCTCAGAATGGACTCTAGCCGAAACGTTTaaattttatgagtgtcaaaacggGCAAGGACAGTTTAAGTTGACCCGCCAACACGTTATTATGTTGTcttcatgtttatttttttactttgtaAACACTTGAGTATACTTCTAAACCAGTTGGCAAACATATTGGACATAAATTATACCTATAACAAACCCATATTAATGCCAAATAGTAACCAATCAACAGGGCAAATCACCTTAACCTAAAGTAATAACCAAAAAATAGATAACTAAACAAAAAAATATTGTGAAATTGGAGTAAAAGTTTCAACTTAGATTTCTTTTTACATGTTAATATAGATAGGTACGTTTTATCTATACTTTTGTACAGAACTGATTATCTTAAATAAGTGAGTAGTCACAATTCAAAAGCAAGTATAACCAGAAAATCACTAATCACAAATCAGTAACAGAACATACATCCAAACACCCAGAAAAACTTCAGTTATATTCACCACGTCCTTGACCTTAAACCCAAGTTTTGGGCATTTCCGATTCTCAGTCTCGTGTTCATCTCCTTTATCGCCCGCACAAATGTTTACCACATACATTAAAATGTCTTAACACAGTTATCGGTTCCAGATATAAAAGTGGAGTTAAGAGAACACATGCACACCGTTTAAAAGCAAATAAAGTTAACATTTGTCGACTTTATATGAAGGATTTGCGCGCTGCAAGAACATATATTATAAAAAAGATAAAAGTTTTTTAGTTCCAATAGGCAAaattttcaatttaaaaaaaaaaaccaaaactaTCATTTCCCATACCTTCTTCTATGGTTAACTGAATCGCTCTTTTCTCTAACTCAACTGCGTATCTACTAAGCTCCAAAGGCGATAAACGCAAGAGCACTGTAAGATCATAAGAATCATAAGAATCATCAGATCAAAATAGATTCATAAATTATTAAACGTCTTATGTTCGGTAGTAATCCATTTAAAAAAAGGGAATCAAGAATATATACATTGAATATTATCTCTATACTCCGACCCATCACATTGATTGATAAAATTATGCAAATTTACCAATCGGTCAGCCCTCTGTTCCTCATTATACTCTTTAAACCGAGAAACAGACACCTTCGAAGCCATTTGGTTCGACACCACTAAAGAACCGTAACGCATATTATTCCCATTAATCTGGCTCATTTCTTGTTTAATATGAGGTACACTTGCAGATTGTGAATAACCAACGTTTTTCCCATGGTATCCTTCATGTTTACTACGCAGGAGATTAAAATGCTCATGTGCGCCATTATTGGTCAAGATAGGAGATGGCGCATAGTCAGGTGTAGCCATTTTAGTACCGCATGTTTTAGATGCGTCTGCAAACAGTTGTCCGTCGACTGGAAGTAAACGTTCCGAATGGGTGTCGCGTGttatgttgttattattgttCTGTTGCACCTCTCTTAATGCTACTTTTCTGGCTGCGAAAACCGGCTGTTTGTGAAATGCGGTTGTGCCGGGTACATTAGTCCCGAGATCAGTTGTCTTAATCTCAGAGTTGATCATTTCGAGATCTTCGTAAACAAAATATCCATCAAAGTGTTTAACTGACCTAGTGACAATATTAAATTCATCAATAAATGGCAATTTAGAATTTTAGACACaataattctattttttttaCTAATTTACTATCATGTCTTGTTAAGACTACAAAGACGACAAATACCTTAAGCTTATCTTTTGTTAAGCAAAATATGAATGAAAACGACTATAGTAAACCAACTTATGAACAGAACCTGAAAATTTGATACAACAAACTTGTATTCACAGTTCCAAACGCCCTTGATTCATATGAATGAACGCAACAGCCAAAAAGATTTGTGTAGCATACTTGACTCCATGACTAAGGGCAACTTCTCTTCTAGTCATCTGAGGTTGGAAACCACATTGATAAAGTATGAGACAGGCGGATGCAGCTGGTCTAGCCTTGAATGCATTCCATCTCTTCATGAGACTACCAGATGATGTATTCATCTTAGTCCTCACTAAAATCCGACAATAAAACTTCAAAATTTAGCCAAAATATTTGCCCTAACATATAGATCCACatctaacatatcaaactataTTAACCCTAAACCTAACAAGATTTCAAACAATTCAACAACACACAAATCAAATCACAAAACAAACAGTAAAACACATACATTGTATCAGCGATCATTCAATTTGCTTTGCTGCCATTGTTTTCACTCCGTTTTCACTCGACCTGCCGATCAATTACTCCTAGGCGATTGATGCCCGTCGTGTTTTCTGGTGAAACCCTAGCCCCCGCTTTCGTCATATGGTATAATAATGGTCTGGCCGGAGAAGAAAACGGTGTTACCGGAGAGGAAGATGGTCTGAACCGTTCTGTTTAGGTTTGACTTAGGGTTTCAAGCTGGCCCCCAACATCACCGTGGTGTCGTCCTTCATCCACACCATCACCATTAATGGTCATCACTCAAAATCAAAACCATGTACCAaacaaaaactcaaaaacaaAACGTGTCTAACAAATAGAAAGACGCATGGGAAGGACATACACGCGGCAAAAAAACAGCTACGATTGTCGCAGAAATGAAGAACACAACCATCATCGCTTTGATTCCTCATCGTCTTCGTCGGCAACGATGGACGTTTCTATAGGTTCTTTGTGTTGACAGAGA
The sequence above is drawn from the Helianthus annuus cultivar XRQ/B chromosome 12, HanXRQr2.0-SUNRISE, whole genome shotgun sequence genome and encodes:
- the LOC110894837 gene encoding uncharacterized protein LOC110894837, yielding MINSEIKTTDLGTNVPGTTAFHKQPVFAARKVALREVQQNNNNNITRDTHSERLLPVDGQLFADASKTCGTKMATPDYAPSPILTNNGAHEHFNLLRSKHEGYHGKNVGYSQSASVPHIKQEMSQINGNNMRYGSLVVSNQMASKVSVSRFKEYNEEQRADRLVNLHNFINQCDGSEYRDNIQLLLRLSPLELSRYAVELEKRAIQLTIEEVMPLALLTSKTWPLVVDIRWKAF